Proteins encoded within one genomic window of Pseudomonas cannabina:
- the prmA gene encoding 50S ribosomal protein L11 methyltransferase: MPWLQVRLAISPEQAETYEDALLEVGAVSVTFMDAEDQPIFEPELNTTPLWTHTHLLALFEADTNAEMVLAHLSLLTGAELPEHSAEVIEDQDWERSWMDNFQPMRFGQRLWIVPSWHAAPEPDAVNLLLDPGLAFGTGTHPTTALCLEWLDGQDLKGCNVLDFGCGSGILAIAALLLGASQAVGTDIDVQALEASRDNAGRNNIAAERFPLYLPQDLPAQQANVLVANILAGPLVSLAPQLTTLVKTGGRLALSGILAEQGEEVAAAYAENFELDPIANRDGWVRITGRRR; encoded by the coding sequence ATGCCTTGGCTGCAAGTCCGTCTCGCCATCAGCCCAGAACAAGCCGAAACCTACGAGGACGCCCTGCTTGAAGTCGGTGCCGTGTCTGTGACCTTCATGGACGCCGAAGACCAGCCGATTTTCGAGCCCGAGCTCAACACCACGCCCTTGTGGACGCACACCCACTTGCTGGCGCTGTTCGAAGCCGACACCAATGCCGAAATGGTTCTCGCCCACTTGAGCCTGCTGACCGGCGCAGAACTGCCTGAGCACAGCGCCGAAGTCATCGAGGATCAGGACTGGGAACGCAGCTGGATGGACAACTTCCAGCCGATGCGCTTTGGCCAGCGCCTGTGGATCGTACCCAGCTGGCACGCTGCGCCGGAACCGGATGCCGTGAACCTGCTGCTCGACCCGGGCCTGGCATTCGGCACCGGCACGCACCCGACCACCGCCCTGTGCCTCGAGTGGCTGGACGGTCAGGACCTCAAAGGCTGCAACGTACTGGATTTCGGTTGCGGCTCGGGCATTCTGGCCATCGCGGCGCTGCTGCTGGGTGCCAGCCAGGCAGTCGGCACCGACATCGACGTGCAGGCGCTGGAAGCCTCGCGTGATAACGCCGGGCGCAACAACATCGCAGCCGAACGTTTCCCGCTGTACCTGCCGCAAGACTTGCCCGCTCAGCAGGCCAACGTGCTGGTGGCCAACATTCTGGCCGGCCCGCTGGTGTCGCTGGCGCCGCAGCTGACCACGCTGGTCAAGACCGGTGGTCGCTTGGCGCTGTCCGGGATTCTCGCCGAACAGGGCGAAGAAGTCGCTGCAGCCTATGCTGAAAACTTTGAGCTTGACCCGATCGCAAACCG
- the accC gene encoding acetyl-CoA carboxylase biotin carboxylase subunit gives MLEKVLIANRGEIALRILRACKELGIKTVAVHSTADRELMHLGLADETVCIGPAPANLSYLNIPAIISAAEVTGATAIHPGYGFLAENADFAEQVEKSGFAFIGPKADTIRLMGDKVSAKDAMKLANVPTVPGSDGPLPEDEATALRIGREVGYPVIIKAAGGGGGRGMRVVHREEDLIEAASQTRAEAAAWFSNPMVYLEKYLTNPRHVEVQVISDGQGQAIHLGDRDCSLQRRHQKVLEEAPAPFIDEQARADVLAACVKACIDIGYRGAGTFEFLYENGRFYFIEMNTRVQVEHPVSEMVTGIDIVKEMLSIAAGNKLSYTQDDVVIKGHALECRINAEDPKTFVPSPGLVKHFHAPGGNGVRVDSHLYSGYKVPSNYDSLIGKVITWGATREEAMARMRNALDEIVVDGIKTNIPLHRDLTRDEGFCEGGVNIHYLEHKLANQ, from the coding sequence ATGTTGGAAAAAGTTCTGATCGCCAACCGCGGCGAAATTGCCTTGCGCATCTTGCGTGCCTGTAAAGAACTGGGCATCAAGACCGTCGCTGTACACTCCACGGCAGATCGCGAGCTGATGCACCTGGGCCTGGCAGACGAAACCGTCTGCATCGGTCCGGCACCGGCCAACCTGTCTTACCTGAACATTCCGGCGATCATTTCCGCTGCCGAAGTGACCGGCGCCACGGCGATTCACCCTGGCTACGGTTTCCTCGCGGAAAATGCCGATTTCGCCGAACAGGTCGAAAAATCCGGCTTTGCCTTCATCGGCCCGAAAGCAGACACCATTCGCCTGATGGGCGACAAGGTTTCTGCCAAGGACGCCATGAAGCTGGCCAATGTGCCTACCGTTCCGGGTTCTGACGGCCCGCTGCCGGAAGACGAAGCGACTGCGCTGCGCATCGGTCGCGAAGTCGGTTATCCGGTGATCATCAAGGCCGCCGGTGGCGGTGGTGGTCGCGGCATGCGTGTGGTTCATCGTGAAGAGGACCTGATCGAGGCCGCTTCCCAGACCCGCGCCGAAGCGGCCGCCTGGTTCAGCAACCCGATGGTCTATCTGGAAAAATACCTGACCAACCCGCGTCACGTGGAAGTCCAGGTCATTTCCGATGGCCAGGGTCAGGCGATTCATCTGGGCGACCGCGATTGCTCGCTGCAACGTCGTCACCAGAAAGTTCTGGAAGAAGCACCGGCACCGTTCATCGACGAACAGGCACGCGCTGATGTACTGGCCGCCTGCGTCAAGGCATGTATCGACATCGGTTATCGCGGCGCGGGGACTTTCGAGTTCCTGTACGAGAACGGTCGTTTCTACTTCATCGAAATGAACACCCGTGTTCAGGTGGAGCATCCGGTTTCGGAAATGGTCACCGGTATCGACATCGTCAAGGAGATGCTCAGCATCGCCGCCGGCAACAAACTGTCGTACACCCAGGATGACGTGGTCATCAAGGGTCATGCGCTGGAATGCCGGATCAACGCTGAAGACCCGAAAACCTTCGTTCCGAGCCCGGGTCTGGTCAAGCATTTCCATGCGCCGGGCGGTAATGGCGTGCGGGTCGATTCGCACCTGTACAGCGGTTACAAAGTGCCGTCGAACTACGACTCGCTGATCGGCAAAGTGATCACCTGGGGCGCGACTCGCGAAGAAGCCATGGCACGCATGCGCAATGCCCTGGATGAAATCGTGGTCGACGGGATCAAGACCAACATCCCGCTTCACCGTGATCTGACCCGTGATGAAGGCTTCTGCGAAGGCGGCGTCAACATCCATTACCTGGAGCATAAACTGGCCAATCAATAA
- the accB gene encoding acetyl-CoA carboxylase biotin carboxyl carrier protein: protein MDIRKVKKLIELLEESGIDELEIREGEESVRISRHSKTPAQPYYAPAPVAAPVAAPAPAAAPAAPEAPSAPKLNGFVVKSPMVGTFYRTPAPTSPAFVEVGQTVKKGDTICIVEAMKMMNHITAEASGVIESILVENGQPVEFDQPLFTIV, encoded by the coding sequence ATGGATATTCGCAAAGTCAAGAAACTGATCGAATTGCTGGAAGAGTCCGGCATTGACGAGCTGGAAATTCGTGAAGGCGAAGAGTCTGTACGGATCAGCCGCCACAGCAAGACCCCGGCACAGCCCTACTACGCTCCTGCTCCAGTGGCTGCTCCGGTAGCAGCCCCGGCACCTGCCGCCGCTCCGGCTGCGCCAGAAGCGCCATCGGCTCCCAAGCTGAACGGTTTTGTGGTCAAGTCGCCAATGGTCGGTACGTTCTACCGTACCCCGGCGCCTACTTCGCCAGCATTCGTCGAAGTCGGCCAGACCGTCAAGAAAGGCGACACCATCTGCATCGTCGAAGCGATGAAAATGATGAACCACATCACGGCAGAAGCCAGCGGTGTGATCGAATCCATCCTGGTAGAAAACGGTCAGCCGGTTGAGTTTGACCAGCCGCTGTTCACTATCGTTTGA
- the aroQ gene encoding type II 3-dehydroquinate dehydratase, with the protein MATILVLHGPNLNLLGTREPGVYGTITLPQINQDLEQRARDAGHHLMYLQSNAEYELIDRIHAARDEGVDFILINPAAFTHTSVAIRDALMGVSIPFIEVHLSNVHKREPFRHHSYFSDVAVGVICGLGASGYRLALEAALEQLAANARP; encoded by the coding sequence ATGGCGACTATCCTGGTCCTTCACGGGCCCAACCTGAACCTGCTCGGTACTCGGGAACCCGGGGTCTACGGCACCATTACCCTGCCACAGATCAACCAGGACCTAGAGCAGCGCGCACGCGATGCCGGTCACCATCTGATGTACCTGCAAAGCAATGCCGAATATGAACTGATCGACCGGATTCACGCTGCCCGTGACGAGGGTGTGGATTTTATTTTGATCAATCCGGCTGCTTTTACGCATACAAGCGTCGCAATACGTGACGCGCTGATGGGAGTGAGCATCCCATTCATCGAAGTGCACTTGTCGAACGTGCACAAACGCGAACCTTTCCGTCATCACTCCTACTTTTCAGACGTCGCGGTAGGAGTGATCTGCGGCCTGGGCGCCAGTGGATACCGTCTGGCCCTGGAAGCCGCTCTGGAACAACTGGCCGCCAATGCCAGGCCGTGA